From a region of the Mercurialis annua linkage group LG1-X, ddMerAnnu1.2, whole genome shotgun sequence genome:
- the LOC126665739 gene encoding uncharacterized protein LOC126665739 isoform X4 has translation MTGGRCPRRKKMMGRCPDGGCGTDERPCRLNTRVPATQPENSLKQKQTAPINNVDFFSQARKALSERSPFDVPEDGSGSSSVTTLPGGLANLLKQSDSSRKKHKRSHSTSDKKKSSSNRSKGGNIWVETEDYFRDVALPDIDALYELSSSLKCLGTSQCFSIPNVGNEKNDSNLTLNCDSGNAQETADTSLVMKNGNEHGTEVQVKNEVKQEEEQFMEIDSVGAQSDRAKCVPEDSADCLVHEEGKVSANSTSSSCLEWLLGCRSRTVLTSERPSKRRKLLGTDAGLEKVLVGSPCEGNTSLCDFCCKSEISDESNPLVVCSSCKVAVHLNCYGVQGDIDEYWLCSWCKFRTDGDYSVKQPCVLCPKQAGALKPIRPENGDSVTEFVHLFCSLWMPEVFVEVLTKMENIMGVNLIPETRWKSVCSVCKVKHGVCVRCSNGNCRLAFHPICAREAKHRIEVWGKHGSEDVELRAFCFKHSELPEGRTNLQLGNKAVSSDSTNKQHNLRIGRNGDKVAVLIETPNIISDISGDSASREIVLSDSRSNDVLISESADGDQVSNIDMSERSDGEAVNLPDSLNVTLILKKLIDRGKVNLKDLELDIGISPESLRSTLDEDSLVPEMQCKLVKWLRNHAYLGTSHKNMKVQKVTVLSKTEMEANDLSDGITLSESDMTDHVVVRSVPPRRRTKNNVRILRDNKIICSSEEYSSDGGMLLDEFKVDQRVHEEPENSTEVIQKTSIEPNGIHDALAAHLPKSEGSSDCPSGCTRSEKAELEHTAGILYGDSDMSIVLPDLEKIKENSSLYVHPYIHKKLLQMQSGLFLEDTFYGSEDLRVGETCCLEASSNTGVCCDHQTSHPQCNDLCRFDEVNPEQFVKAKKLGVQEMSPVDEVEGEIIYFQHRLLSNAISRKRFTDNLICKVVKSLPHEIDITRSQKWDAVLVNQYLNDIREAKKQGRKERKHKEAQAVLAAATAAAAASSRISSFRKDVYDESSYQEKFNISNGRAGISSQLLSRTKETLSRVAIPRNSSEKYSEFVQSVSDFSKEHPRSCDVCRGSDTILNPILVCSSCKVAVHLDCYRSVRESTGPWYCELCDELLSSKSSSAGSLDFWEKNYFECGLCGGTTGAFRKSSDNQWVHAFCAEVDILILWVFEPTFRRGQVNPVEGMDTVGKGIDHCCICRRKHGVCIKCSYGHCHTTFHPSCARSAGFYMNVKSLNGKLQHKAYCERHGLEQKTKAETQKHGADELRSMKQIRVELERLRLLCERIIKREKIKRDLVLCSHSILSCKRDHVARSVLAHNPFFHPDISSESATTSLKGNIEGYRSCSDAMQRSDDVTVDSNISVLHRVKVTMDTDQKTDDSSTSQSLFNRKPMERTTFAGKQIPHRASLALRNPLDDGEWSSITRKHFETFEKELVMTSDQASMKNQKLPKGYFYIPVDCLPKEKQMSQDLCSGEPLEEQR, from the exons ATGACCGGAGGCAGATGTCCCCGGCGGAAGAAGATGATGGGTAGGTGTCCTGACGGAGGTTGCGGCACCGACGAAAGGCCTTGCCGCCTTAATACTAGGGTTCCGGCGACCCAACCTGAAAATTCTCTAAAACAGAAGCAGACCGCTCCAATTAATAACGTTGATTTCTTCTCTCAGGCACGTAAGGCATTAAGTGAACGCTCTCCATTTGATGTCCCCGAGGATGGGTCGGGCAGTTCAAGTGTAACAACTTTGCCTGGTGGATTAGCTAACCTTCTCAAGCAATCTGATAGCAGTAGAAAGAAACATAAGAGATCACATTCTActtctgataaaaaaaagtcatcCTCCAACCGTTCTAAAGGAGGAAATATTTGGGTTGAGACTGAGGATTACTTTAGAGATGTAGCATTGCCAGATATTGATGCTTTGTACGAATTGTCTTCTTCCCTTAAGTGTTTAGGTACTAGTCAGTGTTTTTCGATTCCTAATGTTGGAAATGAGAAAAATGATAGTAACCTGACCCTGAATTGCGACAGTGGAAATGCCCAGGAGACTGCAGATACCAGTTTAGTTATGAAGAATGGAAATGAACATGGGACTGAAGTTCAAGTAAAGAATGAGGTAAAGCAAGAAGAAGAACAGTTCATGGAAATTGATAGTGTTGGAGCTCAAAGTGACAGAGCTAAGTGTGTACCTGAGGATAGTGCAGATTGTTTGGTTCATGAGGAAGGAAAGGTTTCTGCCAATTCAACTTCTTCTAGCTGCTTAGAGTGGCTATTAGGGTGTAGAAGTAGGACTGTTTTGACTTCAGAACGGCCATCGAAGAGGAGGAAACTCTTAGGTACGGATGCAGGTTTGGAGAAGGTTCTGGTGGGCTCACCTTGTGAAGGGAATACATCATTATGTGATTTTTGCTGCAAGAGCGAGATCAGTGATGAGTCAAATCCATTAGTTGTTTGTTCTTCTTGTAAGGTTGCTGTTCATTTGAACTGTTATGGTGTGCAAGGGGATATAGATGAATATTGGCTGTGTTCCTGGTGTAAGTTCAGGACGGATGGTGACTATTCAGTGAAGCAGCCTTGTGTTCTTTGCCCAAAGCAGGCTGGTGCTCTAAAACCTATTAGGCCAGAAAATGGCGACTCTGTTACTGAGTTTGTTCATTTGTTTTGCTCTTTATGGATGCCCGAGGTCTTTGTTGAGGTGTTAACAAAGATGGAAAACATAATGGGTGTGAATTTAATACCGGAAACACGATGGAAATCAGTGTGCAGTGTATGCAAGGTGAAGCACGGTGTTTGTGTTCGCTGCAGTAATG GAAATTGTAGACTTGCATTTCATCCCATTTGTGCAAGGGAGGCAAAACATAGAATCGAGGTGTGGGGAAAACATGGATCTGAGGAT GTTGAATTACGGGCTTTTTGTTTCAAGCACTCAGAATTGCCTGAGGGCAGAACTAATCTGCAATTAGGAAATAAAGCTGTCAGCAGTGACTCAACCAATAAACAACATAATTTGAGGATTGGTCGAAATGGAGATAAAGTTGCTGTCCTTATAGAAACACCCAATATCATTTCTGATATATCTGGTGATAGTGCATCACGGGAAATTGTATTGTCCGATTCCAGATCAAATGATGTGCTTATCTCAGAATCTGCAGATGGGGACCAGGTCAGTAACATTGATATGTCTGAGAGAAGTGACGGCGAGGCTGTTAACCTTCCAGATTCACTAAATGTTACTCTTATTTTGAAAAAG cTAATTGACCGTGGAAAAGTCAATCTGAAAGATTTAGAATTGGACATTGGCATCTCACCTGAGTCATTACGTTCAACACTTGAT GAAGATAGTTTAGTGCCTGAAATGCAATGCAAATTAGTCAAATGGCTTAGAAATCATGCTTATTTGGGCACCTCACATAAGAATATGAAAGTTCAAAAAGTCACTGTTTTATCTAAGACTGAAATGGAAGCAAATGATCTTTCTGATGGTATAACGTTATCAGAGTCTGACATGACAGATCATGTTGTGGTAAGGTCAGTCCCCCCACGACGAAGAACAAAAAACAATGTTAGAATTCTGCGCGATAACAAAATAATTTGTTCTTCTGAGGAATATTCAAGTGACGGGGGGATGTTGTTGGACGAATTTAAAGTAGATCAACGTGTACATGAAGAACCAGAAAATTCGACTGAGGTAATTCAAAAG ACATCAATAGAGCCTAATGGGATCCATGACGCTTTGGCAGCACATCTACCTAAATCTGAag GCAGCTCAGATTGTCCCTCAGGCTGTACCCGTTCTGAAAAGGCCGAGTTAGAGCATACTGCTGGTATCCTGTATGGCGACTCAGATATGAGTATAGTCCTTCCTGATCTTGA aaaaatcaaagaaaattcTAGTTTATATGTGCACCCGTACATCCATAAGAAACTGTTGCAGATGCAGAGTGGCTTGTTTTTAGAAGACACTTTTTATGGGTCAGAAG ATTTGAGGGTGGGAGAAACCTGCTGTCTGGAAGCGTCATCCAATACTGGTGTCTGCTGTGATCACCAAACTAGCCATCCACAATGTAACGATCTTTGCAGATTTGATGAAGTAAATCCAGAGCAGTTTGTTAAGGCTAAAAAATTGGGTGTTCAAGAAATGTCTCCAGTGGATGAAGTAGAAGGAGAAATTATTTACTTTCAGCATAGGTTGCTCAGTAATGCAATATCAAGAAAGCGCTTTACAG ATAACTTAATTTGTAAAGTTGTCAAGAGTTTACCACACGAGATTGACATAACCAGGTCTCAAAAATGGGATGCAGTGCTTGTTAATCAGTATCTAAATGACATTAGAGAAGCAAAAAAGCAgggaagaaaagaaagaaagcaTAAAGAGGCACAGGCTGTGCTGGCAGCTGCAACTGCAGCTGCTGCAGCTTCTTCGAGGATTTCATCATTTAGGAAGGACGTATACGATGAATCTTCTTATCAGGAG aaatttaatatttctaaTGGGAGGGCTGGAATTTCTTCTCAGCTGTTGTCACGTACGAAAGAGACACTATCAAGGGTGGCGATTCCAAGAAATTCTTCAGAGAAGTACTCTGAATTTGTTCAATCTGTTTCAGATTTTTCAAAAGAGCACCCTAGATCATGTGATGTTTGCAGAGGATCTGACACTATACTGAACCCTATTTTAGTTTGTTCCAGTTGCAAG GTTGCTGTTCACTTGGACTGCTACCGTAGTGTCAGAGAATCTACTGGTCCATGGTATTGTGAATTATGTGATGAATTATTATCATCTAAATCCTCTTCAGCCGGTTCACTTGATTTCTGGGAAAAGAACTATTTTGAGTGTGGTTTATGTGGTGGAACCACCGGGGCCTTTAGAAAATCTAGTGATAATCAATGGGTGCATGCCTTCTGTGCGGAGGTGGATATCTTGATTTTG TGGGTGTTTGAACCAACATTCAGAAGGGGACAAGTGAATCCTGTTGAAGGAATG GATACAGTTGGTAAAGGAATTGATCATTGCTGTATTTGCCGTCGCAAACATGGTGTCTGCATAAAG TGTAGCTATGGTCATTGTCACACCACGTTCCATCCTTCCTGCGCTAGAAGTGCAGGCTTTTACATGAATGTTAAGTCTCTTAATGGAAAGTTGCAGCACAAGGCTTATTGTGAAAGACATGGGTTGGAACAGAAGACAAAG GCTGAAACTCAAAAGCATGGAGCTGATGAGTTAAGGAGCATGAAGCAAATCAGG GTTGAGTTGGAGAGGCTTCGTCTTCTTTGTGAGAGAATCATTAAACGTGAAAAGATAAag CGGGATTTGGTCCTTTGCTCTCATAGCATTCTTAGTTGCAAAAGAGACCATGTTGCTCGTTCTGTGCTTGCCCATAATCCTTTTTTCCATCCAGACATCAGTTCTGAATCAGCTACAACATCCCTTAAAGGCAATATAGAAGGTTATAGATCATGTAGTGATGCAATGCAAAGATCAGATGACGTAACAGTAGACAGCAATATTTCTGTTCTGCACAGAGTTAAAGTCACCATGGACACTGATCAAAAGACAGATGATAGCTCCACATCGCAAAGCCTGTTTAATCGGAAACCTATGGAGAGGACAACATTTGCTGGAAAGCAAATTCCTCACAGAGCTTCCCTTGCTTTGCGCAATCCTTTGGATGATGGAGAATGGAGCTCTATAACAAGAAAG CATTTTGAAACCTTTGAGAAAGAGTTAGTGATGACATCAGATCAAGCATCTATGAAGAATCAGAAGTTACCTAAAGGATATTTTTATATTCCTGTTGATTGCTTGCCTAAGGAGAAGCAGATGAGCCAGGACTTGTGTTCTGGGGAACCTTTGGAAGAACAGAGGTAG
- the LOC126665739 gene encoding uncharacterized protein LOC126665739 isoform X6, whose amino-acid sequence MTGGRCPRRKKMMGRCPDGGCGTDERPCRLNTRVPATQPENSLKQKQTAPINNVDFFSQARKALSERSPFDVPEDGSGSSSVTTLPGGLANLLKQSDSSRKKHKRSHSTSDKKKSSSNRSKGGNIWVETEDYFRDVALPDIDALYELSSSLKCLGTSQCFSIPNVGNEKNDSNLTLNCDSGNAQETADTSLVMKNGNEHGTEVQVKNEVKQEEEQFMEIDSVGAQSDRAKCVPEDSADCLVHEEGKVSANSTSSSCLEWLLGCRSRTVLTSERPSKRRKLLGTDAGLEKVLVGSPCEGNTSLCDFCCKSEISDESNPLVVCSSCKVAVHLNCYGVQGDIDEYWLCSWCKFRTDGDYSVKQPCVLCPKQAGALKPIRPENGDSVTEFVHLFCSLWMPEVFVEVLTKMENIMGVNLIPETRWKSVCSVCKVKHGVCVRCSNGNCRLAFHPICAREAKHRIEVWGKHGSEDVELRAFCFKHSELPEGRTNLQLGNKAVSSDSTNKQHNLRIGRNGDKVAVLIETPNIISDISGDSASREIVLSDSRSNDVLISESADGDQVSNIDMSERSDGEAVNLPDSLNVTLILKKLIDRGKVNLKDLELDIGISPESLRSTLDEDSLVPEMQCKLVKWLRNHAYLGTSHKNMKVQKVTVLSKTEMEANDLSDGITLSESDMTDHVVVRSVPPRRRTKNNVRILRDNKIICSSEEYSSDGGMLLDEFKVDQRVHEEPENSTEVIQKTSIEPNGIHDALAAHLPKSEGSSDCPSGCTRSEKAELEHTAGILYGDSDMSIVLPDLEKIKENSSLYVHPYIHKKLLQMQSGLFLEDTFYGSEDLRVGETCCLEASSNTGVCCDHQTSHPQCNDLCRFDEVNPEQFVKAKKLGVQEMSPVDEVEGEIIYFQHRLLSNAISRKRFTDNLICKVVKSLPHEIDITRSQKWDAVLVNQYLNDIREAKKQGRKERKHKEAQAVLAAATAAAAASSRISSFRKDVYDESSYQEKFNISNGRAGISSQLLSRTKETLSRVAIPRNSSEKYSEFVQSVSDFSKEHPRSCDVCRGSDTILNPILVCSSCKVAVHLDCYRSVRESTGPWYCELCDELLSSKSSSAGSLDFWEKNYFECGLCGGTTGAFRKSSDNQWVHAFCAEWVFEPTFRRGQVNPVEGMDTVGKGIDHCCICRRKHGVCIKCSYGHCHTTFHPSCARSAGFYMNVKSLNGKLQHKAYCERHGLEQKTKAETQKHGADELRSMKQIRVELERLRLLCERIIKREKIKRDLVLCSHSILSCKRDHVARSVLAHNPFFHPDISSESATTSLKGNIEGYRSCSDAMQRSDDVTVDSNISVLHRVKVTMDTDQKTDDSSTSQSLFNRKPMERTTFAGKQIPHRASLALRNPLDDGEWSSITRKHFETFEKELVMTSDQASMKNQKLPKGYFYIPVDCLPKEKQMSQDLCSGEPLEEQR is encoded by the exons ATGACCGGAGGCAGATGTCCCCGGCGGAAGAAGATGATGGGTAGGTGTCCTGACGGAGGTTGCGGCACCGACGAAAGGCCTTGCCGCCTTAATACTAGGGTTCCGGCGACCCAACCTGAAAATTCTCTAAAACAGAAGCAGACCGCTCCAATTAATAACGTTGATTTCTTCTCTCAGGCACGTAAGGCATTAAGTGAACGCTCTCCATTTGATGTCCCCGAGGATGGGTCGGGCAGTTCAAGTGTAACAACTTTGCCTGGTGGATTAGCTAACCTTCTCAAGCAATCTGATAGCAGTAGAAAGAAACATAAGAGATCACATTCTActtctgataaaaaaaagtcatcCTCCAACCGTTCTAAAGGAGGAAATATTTGGGTTGAGACTGAGGATTACTTTAGAGATGTAGCATTGCCAGATATTGATGCTTTGTACGAATTGTCTTCTTCCCTTAAGTGTTTAGGTACTAGTCAGTGTTTTTCGATTCCTAATGTTGGAAATGAGAAAAATGATAGTAACCTGACCCTGAATTGCGACAGTGGAAATGCCCAGGAGACTGCAGATACCAGTTTAGTTATGAAGAATGGAAATGAACATGGGACTGAAGTTCAAGTAAAGAATGAGGTAAAGCAAGAAGAAGAACAGTTCATGGAAATTGATAGTGTTGGAGCTCAAAGTGACAGAGCTAAGTGTGTACCTGAGGATAGTGCAGATTGTTTGGTTCATGAGGAAGGAAAGGTTTCTGCCAATTCAACTTCTTCTAGCTGCTTAGAGTGGCTATTAGGGTGTAGAAGTAGGACTGTTTTGACTTCAGAACGGCCATCGAAGAGGAGGAAACTCTTAGGTACGGATGCAGGTTTGGAGAAGGTTCTGGTGGGCTCACCTTGTGAAGGGAATACATCATTATGTGATTTTTGCTGCAAGAGCGAGATCAGTGATGAGTCAAATCCATTAGTTGTTTGTTCTTCTTGTAAGGTTGCTGTTCATTTGAACTGTTATGGTGTGCAAGGGGATATAGATGAATATTGGCTGTGTTCCTGGTGTAAGTTCAGGACGGATGGTGACTATTCAGTGAAGCAGCCTTGTGTTCTTTGCCCAAAGCAGGCTGGTGCTCTAAAACCTATTAGGCCAGAAAATGGCGACTCTGTTACTGAGTTTGTTCATTTGTTTTGCTCTTTATGGATGCCCGAGGTCTTTGTTGAGGTGTTAACAAAGATGGAAAACATAATGGGTGTGAATTTAATACCGGAAACACGATGGAAATCAGTGTGCAGTGTATGCAAGGTGAAGCACGGTGTTTGTGTTCGCTGCAGTAATG GAAATTGTAGACTTGCATTTCATCCCATTTGTGCAAGGGAGGCAAAACATAGAATCGAGGTGTGGGGAAAACATGGATCTGAGGAT GTTGAATTACGGGCTTTTTGTTTCAAGCACTCAGAATTGCCTGAGGGCAGAACTAATCTGCAATTAGGAAATAAAGCTGTCAGCAGTGACTCAACCAATAAACAACATAATTTGAGGATTGGTCGAAATGGAGATAAAGTTGCTGTCCTTATAGAAACACCCAATATCATTTCTGATATATCTGGTGATAGTGCATCACGGGAAATTGTATTGTCCGATTCCAGATCAAATGATGTGCTTATCTCAGAATCTGCAGATGGGGACCAGGTCAGTAACATTGATATGTCTGAGAGAAGTGACGGCGAGGCTGTTAACCTTCCAGATTCACTAAATGTTACTCTTATTTTGAAAAAG cTAATTGACCGTGGAAAAGTCAATCTGAAAGATTTAGAATTGGACATTGGCATCTCACCTGAGTCATTACGTTCAACACTTGAT GAAGATAGTTTAGTGCCTGAAATGCAATGCAAATTAGTCAAATGGCTTAGAAATCATGCTTATTTGGGCACCTCACATAAGAATATGAAAGTTCAAAAAGTCACTGTTTTATCTAAGACTGAAATGGAAGCAAATGATCTTTCTGATGGTATAACGTTATCAGAGTCTGACATGACAGATCATGTTGTGGTAAGGTCAGTCCCCCCACGACGAAGAACAAAAAACAATGTTAGAATTCTGCGCGATAACAAAATAATTTGTTCTTCTGAGGAATATTCAAGTGACGGGGGGATGTTGTTGGACGAATTTAAAGTAGATCAACGTGTACATGAAGAACCAGAAAATTCGACTGAGGTAATTCAAAAG ACATCAATAGAGCCTAATGGGATCCATGACGCTTTGGCAGCACATCTACCTAAATCTGAag GCAGCTCAGATTGTCCCTCAGGCTGTACCCGTTCTGAAAAGGCCGAGTTAGAGCATACTGCTGGTATCCTGTATGGCGACTCAGATATGAGTATAGTCCTTCCTGATCTTGA aaaaatcaaagaaaattcTAGTTTATATGTGCACCCGTACATCCATAAGAAACTGTTGCAGATGCAGAGTGGCTTGTTTTTAGAAGACACTTTTTATGGGTCAGAAG ATTTGAGGGTGGGAGAAACCTGCTGTCTGGAAGCGTCATCCAATACTGGTGTCTGCTGTGATCACCAAACTAGCCATCCACAATGTAACGATCTTTGCAGATTTGATGAAGTAAATCCAGAGCAGTTTGTTAAGGCTAAAAAATTGGGTGTTCAAGAAATGTCTCCAGTGGATGAAGTAGAAGGAGAAATTATTTACTTTCAGCATAGGTTGCTCAGTAATGCAATATCAAGAAAGCGCTTTACAG ATAACTTAATTTGTAAAGTTGTCAAGAGTTTACCACACGAGATTGACATAACCAGGTCTCAAAAATGGGATGCAGTGCTTGTTAATCAGTATCTAAATGACATTAGAGAAGCAAAAAAGCAgggaagaaaagaaagaaagcaTAAAGAGGCACAGGCTGTGCTGGCAGCTGCAACTGCAGCTGCTGCAGCTTCTTCGAGGATTTCATCATTTAGGAAGGACGTATACGATGAATCTTCTTATCAGGAG aaatttaatatttctaaTGGGAGGGCTGGAATTTCTTCTCAGCTGTTGTCACGTACGAAAGAGACACTATCAAGGGTGGCGATTCCAAGAAATTCTTCAGAGAAGTACTCTGAATTTGTTCAATCTGTTTCAGATTTTTCAAAAGAGCACCCTAGATCATGTGATGTTTGCAGAGGATCTGACACTATACTGAACCCTATTTTAGTTTGTTCCAGTTGCAAG GTTGCTGTTCACTTGGACTGCTACCGTAGTGTCAGAGAATCTACTGGTCCATGGTATTGTGAATTATGTGATGAATTATTATCATCTAAATCCTCTTCAGCCGGTTCACTTGATTTCTGGGAAAAGAACTATTTTGAGTGTGGTTTATGTGGTGGAACCACCGGGGCCTTTAGAAAATCTAGTGATAATCAATGGGTGCATGCCTTCTGTGCGGAG TGGGTGTTTGAACCAACATTCAGAAGGGGACAAGTGAATCCTGTTGAAGGAATG GATACAGTTGGTAAAGGAATTGATCATTGCTGTATTTGCCGTCGCAAACATGGTGTCTGCATAAAG TGTAGCTATGGTCATTGTCACACCACGTTCCATCCTTCCTGCGCTAGAAGTGCAGGCTTTTACATGAATGTTAAGTCTCTTAATGGAAAGTTGCAGCACAAGGCTTATTGTGAAAGACATGGGTTGGAACAGAAGACAAAG GCTGAAACTCAAAAGCATGGAGCTGATGAGTTAAGGAGCATGAAGCAAATCAGG GTTGAGTTGGAGAGGCTTCGTCTTCTTTGTGAGAGAATCATTAAACGTGAAAAGATAAag CGGGATTTGGTCCTTTGCTCTCATAGCATTCTTAGTTGCAAAAGAGACCATGTTGCTCGTTCTGTGCTTGCCCATAATCCTTTTTTCCATCCAGACATCAGTTCTGAATCAGCTACAACATCCCTTAAAGGCAATATAGAAGGTTATAGATCATGTAGTGATGCAATGCAAAGATCAGATGACGTAACAGTAGACAGCAATATTTCTGTTCTGCACAGAGTTAAAGTCACCATGGACACTGATCAAAAGACAGATGATAGCTCCACATCGCAAAGCCTGTTTAATCGGAAACCTATGGAGAGGACAACATTTGCTGGAAAGCAAATTCCTCACAGAGCTTCCCTTGCTTTGCGCAATCCTTTGGATGATGGAGAATGGAGCTCTATAACAAGAAAG CATTTTGAAACCTTTGAGAAAGAGTTAGTGATGACATCAGATCAAGCATCTATGAAGAATCAGAAGTTACCTAAAGGATATTTTTATATTCCTGTTGATTGCTTGCCTAAGGAGAAGCAGATGAGCCAGGACTTGTGTTCTGGGGAACCTTTGGAAGAACAGAGGTAG